From one Candidatus Wallbacteria bacterium genomic stretch:
- the rlmN gene encoding 23S rRNA (adenine(2503)-C(2))-methyltransferase RlmN, with translation MKSVYDLEFDELCSLICSMGEKKFRAHQVSFWLYQKKIGDFSLMTDLPEQFRLNLSSVLTGHGMKITLTSESPDGTVKFLISLSDGETVETVIIPDKNRLTLCVSSQVGCPVGCAFCATAKIGFIRQLAAHEIIGQYLLAEEFSRTRGLQITNVVLMGMGEALLNYDNVLKALRIFSNPRMLSFSRRRITVSTAGFLPGLSRFADTPFLGSLAISLGGAFQRQREQLIPFGREFTLKKLLNFCHEHRLAPRQRYTFAYVLIAGVNDSDQDAAELAVILKDIPCKINLIPYNETPLVREFHSPEPARVESFGKILLDNHYTVLVRKSRGRDISAACGLLRAGYENKT, from the coding sequence ATGAAAAGCGTCTATGATCTGGAATTTGATGAGCTCTGCTCCTTGATCTGCTCAATGGGCGAAAAAAAATTCCGGGCTCACCAGGTCTCTTTCTGGCTGTATCAGAAAAAAATCGGAGATTTCAGCCTGATGACTGACCTTCCAGAGCAGTTCCGACTGAACCTCAGCTCAGTTCTGACCGGTCATGGCATGAAAATTACATTAACTTCAGAAAGCCCTGACGGCACAGTCAAATTTCTGATCAGTCTGAGCGACGGTGAAACAGTGGAAACAGTGATCATACCGGATAAAAACAGACTTACATTATGCGTTTCGTCTCAGGTAGGCTGCCCAGTCGGATGCGCTTTCTGCGCCACCGCTAAAATCGGCTTCATCAGACAGCTCGCTGCGCACGAAATTATTGGACAATATCTTCTGGCCGAAGAATTCAGCCGGACACGCGGACTGCAGATCACCAACGTTGTTCTGATGGGTATGGGTGAAGCCCTGTTGAACTATGACAATGTGCTCAAAGCCTTGCGGATATTCTCAAATCCCAGGATGCTCTCTTTTTCCAGACGTAGAATTACAGTCTCCACAGCGGGATTTCTACCTGGCCTCTCTCGATTCGCAGATACTCCGTTTCTGGGAAGCCTGGCCATTTCTCTGGGCGGAGCCTTCCAGCGGCAGCGGGAGCAGCTGATCCCTTTTGGACGGGAATTCACTCTGAAAAAGCTGTTAAATTTCTGCCATGAGCACAGGCTCGCTCCCAGGCAGCGTTATACTTTCGCCTATGTTCTGATCGCTGGCGTGAATGACTCGGATCAGGATGCAGCCGAACTTGCCGTAATTCTTAAAGACATTCCATGTAAAATCAACCTCATCCCATACAATGAAACTCCTCTGGTCAGAGAATTCCATTCACCTGAGCCGGCCCGGGTAGAATCCTTCGGTAAAATTCTCCTTGATAATCACTATACAGTGCTGGTGAGGAAAAGCAGGGGGCGGGACATTTCCGCTGCCTGCGGCCTCCTAAGGGCCGGGTATGAAAACAAAACCTAA
- a CDS encoding ATP-binding protein: MKTKPKQNLIFFLISLGLFLNLVGILSSLDDQHQTIFQIDELINKTKLLKCKALFLNLNRIRDEFLLSSGKARFLVKEHEFVQELTYFLGQLETLKFRNTENTKLLLKIPELYNEYEKQYLLAASSLAGSDFSLFSERLQSLILSTNNLLNMFDHLQDLSESPRELEKKIPWIYFNFCGILLLFIALLWDRISRNIALTEPAGFNLAALSSFMGGLAHEIKNPLAGIQANLELLSLDKKSEELSLAIKECRRLYRLLDGYLDFLRPGKWNPVAVNFQQMSLEVEALQKKEISAKKLTITSHFTKTECELDQDRFKQIFLNLMQNAIKASPENSSIELRSFLRDKSLIFQVCDQGPGVPAEVGNKIFYPFYSVNKGGSGLGLFICVNILSGIDGEIRYFREKNRTVFEVKIPSPGQ, translated from the coding sequence ATGAAAACAAAACCTAAACAAAATCTGATCTTTTTTCTGATCAGTCTGGGCCTTTTCCTTAACCTGGTCGGAATTTTATCCTCTCTCGACGATCAACATCAGACCATTTTCCAGATCGATGAACTAATCAACAAAACCAAGCTTCTAAAGTGCAAAGCCTTATTTCTGAACCTCAACCGGATCCGTGATGAATTCCTTCTCAGCAGCGGTAAAGCCAGATTTCTGGTCAAGGAGCATGAGTTTGTCCAGGAACTGACCTATTTTCTGGGGCAGCTGGAAACCCTGAAATTCCGGAACACGGAAAATACTAAACTGCTCTTAAAAATTCCTGAACTTTATAATGAGTATGAAAAACAGTACCTGCTGGCCGCCTCGTCTCTGGCCGGCTCCGATTTTTCTCTGTTCTCGGAGCGCCTGCAGAGCCTGATCCTTTCCACCAACAATCTGTTGAACATGTTCGATCATCTGCAGGACTTATCTGAATCTCCCAGAGAACTGGAAAAAAAGATTCCCTGGATCTATTTCAACTTCTGCGGCATCCTGTTGCTTTTCATAGCCCTCCTCTGGGACAGGATCAGCAGAAACATCGCTCTGACCGAACCTGCCGGCTTCAATCTGGCTGCCTTGTCGTCCTTCATGGGTGGTCTGGCTCATGAGATCAAGAATCCACTGGCTGGAATCCAGGCTAATCTGGAACTTCTTTCCCTGGATAAAAAAAGCGAGGAACTTTCACTCGCCATCAAGGAATGCCGCAGACTTTACAGGCTTCTGGACGGATACCTGGACTTCCTGAGGCCGGGCAAATGGAATCCTGTAGCTGTGAATTTTCAGCAGATGTCTTTGGAAGTGGAAGCTTTGCAGAAAAAAGAGATTTCTGCAAAAAAGCTCACAATTACCAGTCATTTTACAAAAACAGAATGTGAACTGGATCAGGATCGTTTTAAACAGATCTTTCTGAACCTGATGCAGAACGCGATCAAAGCCTCCCCAGAAAATTCAAGCATAGAACTCCGCTCGTTCCTGCGGGACAAGTCCCTGATATTTCAGGTCTGCGACCAGGGACCTGGCGTGCCGGCTGAAGTAGGGAACAAGATTTTCTATCCATTTTACTCTGTGAATAAAGGCGGCTCAGGCCTCGGGCTGTTCATCTGCGTCAATATCCTTTCAGGGATAGACGGTGAAATCCGCTATTTCAGGGAAAAAAATCGGACTGTGTTCGAAGTAAAAATCCCCAGTCCAGGTCAATAA
- a CDS encoding sigma-54 dependent transcriptional regulator, with protein MHRVWVVEDEDSLRKAEEKFLNRQGYLVSAFAEGESMLEALKNEQPQVVFLDLKLPGISGEELLPKIKEVNPEIRVIIVSAYSEVENVVKVIRKGAFDFIKKPFNIEEFGHTLEKALENLTLNDEISYLKSREAPSILACPSPAMRGVEELVEKITATPGTTTVLIHGESGTGKEVVARMIYTATKCSGKFVELNCSSIPEPLLESELFGHVKGAFTDAYQEKKGLFELADNGTLFLDEIGDMPPKLQSKLLKVLESKEVKRVGGLNSVQVNVRIIAATNKDLETEVSSGNFRADLFYRLNVFPIIVPPLRDRREDILPLAGYFIERFNREFRKKIQGLSKNSSADFLSYSWPGNVRELKNIIERAMIMENGEELSPMLSGRKQDSGTIIDISGEGIDLETTLSSIEKQYIQKALEAAGWNQSRAAQLLKIPREILRYRMKKYELS; from the coding sequence ATGCACCGTGTCTGGGTTGTCGAAGATGAGGACAGTCTGAGAAAAGCTGAAGAAAAATTTCTGAATCGCCAGGGATACCTTGTGAGCGCCTTCGCTGAAGGCGAAAGCATGCTGGAAGCGCTGAAAAACGAGCAGCCGCAAGTTGTTTTTCTTGATCTGAAACTTCCTGGCATCAGTGGAGAAGAACTGCTTCCCAAAATCAAGGAAGTAAATCCTGAAATCCGCGTAATCATTGTCAGCGCTTATTCAGAGGTTGAAAATGTTGTCAAGGTGATCCGGAAAGGCGCTTTCGATTTCATCAAGAAGCCCTTCAATATCGAAGAATTCGGTCATACTCTGGAAAAAGCACTGGAAAACCTTACTCTCAACGATGAGATCTCATATCTGAAATCCCGTGAAGCGCCCTCGATCCTTGCCTGTCCCTCCCCTGCCATGCGCGGCGTGGAAGAACTGGTGGAAAAGATCACCGCAACGCCAGGAACCACTACTGTCCTGATCCACGGGGAGTCTGGAACCGGAAAAGAAGTCGTCGCAAGGATGATCTATACCGCCACGAAATGCTCGGGCAAGTTCGTGGAGCTGAACTGCAGCTCAATTCCAGAGCCTCTGCTGGAATCAGAACTTTTCGGCCATGTAAAGGGTGCCTTTACCGATGCGTATCAGGAAAAAAAGGGGCTGTTTGAACTTGCAGATAACGGTACTCTTTTTCTTGACGAAATCGGGGACATGCCTCCAAAACTTCAATCCAAGCTTCTGAAAGTGCTGGAATCCAAGGAAGTCAAACGGGTGGGAGGGCTCAACTCAGTCCAGGTCAATGTGCGCATCATTGCTGCCACAAATAAAGATCTGGAAACTGAAGTCAGTTCCGGAAATTTCCGGGCCGATCTTTTCTACCGGCTGAATGTCTTCCCAATCATAGTCCCCCCCCTGCGCGACAGACGCGAAGACATACTTCCTCTGGCAGGTTATTTTATCGAGCGTTTCAACCGCGAATTCAGAAAAAAAATCCAGGGACTCTCCAAAAATTCCAGTGCAGATTTTCTCTCTTACTCCTGGCCGGGTAACGTGCGTGAACTCAAAAATATAATTGAGAGGGCCATGATCATGGAAAACGGGGAGGAGCTTTCACCCATGCTTTCTGGTAGAAAACAGGATTCAGGCACGATAATAGATATCTCTGGAGAAGGAATCGATCTGGAAACCACCCTTTCCTCCATTGAAAAGCAGTATATACAGAAAGCTCTGGAAGCAGCCGGCTGGAATCAATCACGGGCTGCCCAGCTTCTAAAAATCCCCAGGGAAATCCTCAGATATAGAATGAAAAAATATGAACTTTCTTAA
- a CDS encoding extracellular solute-binding protein — protein MRFCVFLLALSLSFSLPAAGKKDALAGELTIFHAGSLSVPFKEISDAFIKIHPGLKINLESAGSRQCARKITELNKPCDVMASSDFTVIDSLLIPDYAEWNIKFAANEMAIVYHQNSRMSQVINEQNWYRFLQMKTVAFGRADPDSDPCGYRSVIVMKLAELYYKTPGLTESLLKKDIRYIRPKEVDLLSLLEANEIDYIFLYKSVALQHKLKYISLPDEINLKSPKFIDLYASVSTEISGTEPGSKTLQKGDVMTYGVTIPKNAPNPVAALAFVDFLLGKKGMAIMEKNGQPGTVPSVSETYTLLPESLKKYALPVTK, from the coding sequence ATGAGATTTTGTGTTTTCCTGCTTGCCTTGTCCCTCTCTTTTTCCCTTCCTGCTGCAGGGAAAAAAGATGCTTTAGCCGGTGAACTGACAATTTTCCATGCCGGCAGCCTGTCAGTCCCCTTCAAGGAGATTTCCGATGCTTTCATTAAAATTCACCCGGGTCTGAAAATCAACCTGGAATCAGCAGGCAGCAGGCAGTGCGCCCGCAAGATCACTGAACTTAACAAACCCTGCGATGTTATGGCCTCATCGGACTTCACAGTGATCGATTCACTTCTGATCCCGGATTACGCAGAATGGAACATCAAGTTCGCTGCCAACGAGATGGCGATCGTCTATCATCAGAATTCCCGCATGTCCCAGGTGATCAATGAGCAGAACTGGTACAGGTTCCTGCAGATGAAGACAGTGGCTTTCGGCAGGGCTGACCCTGACAGCGATCCCTGCGGTTACAGGTCAGTGATCGTAATGAAGCTTGCGGAACTGTATTATAAAACCCCCGGCCTCACTGAAAGCCTTTTGAAAAAAGATATCCGCTATATACGACCAAAGGAAGTGGATCTGCTCTCTCTTCTTGAAGCCAATGAAATTGATTACATCTTCCTTTATAAATCTGTAGCCCTCCAGCACAAACTGAAATATATCTCCCTGCCTGACGAGATCAATCTCAAGAGTCCTAAGTTCATCGATCTGTATGCTTCGGTCAGCACGGAGATTTCCGGGACCGAACCAGGCAGTAAAACACTGCAGAAAGGTGATGTGATGACTTACGGGGTTACGATCCCGAAAAACGCTCCCAATCCGGTTGCCGCCCTTGCCTTCGTCGACTTCCTACTGGGAAAGAAGGGGATGGCAATCATGGAAAAGAACGGCCAGCCAGGGACAGTGCCTTCTGTCAGTGAAACTTATACTTTGCTGCCGGAAAGTCTGAAAAAATACGCCCTGCCAGTTACTAAATAA
- a CDS encoding 50S ribosomal protein L25, which translates to MEQLKCQHRDQTGKNANTRLRSAGFLPAIIYGKLNENIPVKLKLSDYLKFKNLTHNKKIIELAYLGPDGKEETKTVIIKDYDIDPIKKSLIHFDFYEFDPKELLRFNIPIRYIGMPIGVKQGGILQKEFDQIEIECYPRDAVDFIELDVTNLNFHDSIRIKDLAISDKIKILEDLDAMVATVAAPVEEKTPEPVEGEIVEEAKEPEVIKKGKEKTEEEEEKA; encoded by the coding sequence ATGGAACAACTTAAATGCCAGCACCGGGACCAGACCGGAAAAAATGCCAACACGCGCTTGCGTTCCGCAGGGTTTCTGCCAGCTATCATCTATGGAAAGCTTAATGAAAACATCCCTGTGAAGCTCAAGCTGTCCGATTACCTCAAATTCAAGAATCTGACTCACAACAAGAAAATCATCGAACTTGCCTATCTTGGACCTGACGGCAAGGAAGAAACCAAAACAGTTATCATCAAGGATTATGACATCGACCCGATCAAGAAAAGCCTGATTCATTTCGACTTTTATGAATTCGACCCCAAGGAATTGCTGCGTTTCAACATTCCCATCCGTTACATTGGAATGCCGATCGGCGTCAAACAGGGCGGGATACTGCAGAAAGAATTCGATCAGATCGAAATCGAATGCTATCCGAGGGATGCAGTGGATTTTATCGAACTCGATGTCACCAACCTCAATTTTCATGATTCAATCAGGATCAAAGATCTGGCGATCAGCGACAAAATCAAGATCCTGGAAGACCTGGACGCCATGGTCGCAACTGTCGCCGCACCTGTGGAAGAGAAAACACCAGAGCCGGTTGAAGGCGAGATAGTTGAAGAGGCAAAAGAACCTGAAGTGATCAAGAAAGGCAAGGAAAAGACAGAAGAAGAAGAAGAAAAAGCATAA
- the ricT gene encoding regulatory iron-sulfur-containing complex subunit RicT — MDEEKLLQYKMMFLDPDESDEFKKVMEEEEGEKGGKKKVEVPDYTKKYLGNESEYAVCLIKEIRTIFFAPLDTNPDQDQIRLMDHWVINTERGKEFVSVLKFFKHKLCDEDVQYFARFVKLARDADFSQEDRNRDREAKAMDICKKKIEKLNLVMKLVKVHYLFDGSRIMFYFTAPSKVDFRELVKQLASVFRTRIELRQIGVRDETKLIGGIGPCGMHICCNCYLTNFKSVSIKMAKDQNLVLNPGKISGICGRLLCCLNYENETYLCERKCLPEINEAVLYEGKKARVLSLDILKHRIKIMLEDESIKEVDAADLKQVKKEHENKPENR, encoded by the coding sequence ATGGACGAAGAAAAACTGCTGCAGTATAAGATGATGTTCCTCGATCCTGACGAGAGCGATGAATTCAAGAAAGTGATGGAAGAGGAAGAAGGGGAAAAGGGCGGCAAGAAGAAAGTCGAAGTCCCTGATTATACTAAAAAATATCTGGGGAACGAAAGCGAGTATGCGGTCTGCCTGATCAAGGAAATCCGGACCATCTTTTTCGCTCCATTAGACACTAACCCTGATCAGGATCAGATCAGACTCATGGATCACTGGGTCATTAATACTGAACGTGGTAAAGAATTCGTCTCTGTCCTGAAATTTTTCAAACATAAACTCTGTGATGAAGACGTGCAGTACTTCGCTCGATTCGTGAAACTGGCAAGGGATGCTGACTTCTCCCAGGAAGACCGCAACCGAGACCGCGAAGCAAAGGCCATGGACATCTGCAAGAAAAAGATCGAAAAACTCAATCTGGTGATGAAGCTGGTAAAGGTCCATTACCTTTTTGACGGCAGCCGCATCATGTTCTATTTCACTGCTCCAAGTAAAGTCGATTTCCGCGAACTTGTGAAGCAGCTAGCCTCTGTATTCAGGACTAGAATCGAACTTAGGCAGATCGGTGTAAGAGATGAAACCAAGCTGATCGGCGGTATAGGTCCCTGCGGCATGCATATCTGCTGCAACTGCTATCTGACGAATTTCAAATCCGTTTCCATTAAAATGGCCAAAGATCAGAACCTGGTTCTAAACCCCGGTAAAATTTCCGGGATCTGTGGACGGCTTCTCTGCTGTCTGAATTATGAGAATGAAACCTATCTCTGTGAGCGGAAATGCCTGCCTGAAATAAATGAGGCAGTGCTTTATGAAGGAAAAAAAGCCAGAGTCCTCTCGCTGGATATTTTGAAGCATAGAATCAAAATCATGCTGGAAGACGAGTCCATCAAGGAAGTGGACGCAGCTGACCTCAAGCAAGTCAAGAAAGAGCATGAAAACAAACCAGAAAATCGCTAA
- a CDS encoding ECF transporter S component — translation MKTNQKIAKLGLLSAASFLLMLIEIPLIPSFTFLKFDPSDVIPLMTGLYSGAGSCFLILVIRNLCHVLLKPSPYPLFGEFMSLLASLSFVLPTVIIYGKIHTKPGAAIGIILSIGSLTAVMYLANLTLAPLVLGFLKDPVVLNHYLCSAVIPFNLAKGVINGLLTYFSYKKFSAVFLAGLR, via the coding sequence ATGAAAACAAACCAGAAAATCGCTAAACTGGGCTTGCTATCAGCAGCCTCCTTCCTCCTGATGCTGATAGAGATACCACTAATCCCTTCCTTTACTTTTCTGAAATTCGATCCGAGCGATGTGATTCCTCTGATGACCGGACTTTACAGCGGAGCCGGGAGTTGCTTTCTGATCCTTGTCATCAGAAATCTCTGCCACGTTCTTCTTAAGCCTTCTCCATATCCTCTTTTCGGGGAATTCATGAGCTTACTGGCAAGTCTATCCTTTGTTCTGCCCACAGTGATTATTTACGGTAAAATACACACCAAGCCAGGTGCTGCAATCGGAATCATACTATCGATTGGCAGCCTCACAGCGGTAATGTATCTGGCAAACCTCACCCTGGCCCCCCTGGTGCTTGGGTTTCTCAAAGATCCCGTTGTCTTGAATCACTACCTTTGCTCTGCCGTGATCCCCTTCAACCTTGCAAAGGGAGTCATTAACGGTTTATTGACCTATTTTTCCTACAAAAAATTCAGCGCGGTCTTTCTGGCAGGCCTGAGATGA
- a CDS encoding bifunctional folylpolyglutamate synthase/dihydrofolate synthase: MKILFQKPLSGPSKHSSSESSAVYRFTYQEALRELDNIINTGVKYELAKIKRLSEILGNPQKKYRIVHITGTKGKGSTGAILSGVLTGKIKTGFFSSPHLVSFCERIRINNQQISENKFAENFSEIWPAILQVETELGAKPSFFEIFTALAYYIFRKEHVELAIVEVGLGGRLDATNVADGDICVLTRIHYDHIRILGNTLAQIAAEKAGIIKENSLVVNVNRGAETLPVIRKKVTESPGASLFYAPSHYRIAVQKSDLSGLHLDVFKGNKLLYRNLFFPLPGAHQLENLKAALLTLELLSKIGFPVNVSTRDFSLISWPGRLQVYSHNPLVILDGAHNQISGKKLSEFLEQEFCGRKILFLLGILEDKEYGKFIRILAPRMKKVVLTEVESPRTLKLKSLFAELTKYLPENRICVSRKNENALKKALKIARRENLPLIITGSLYLLGSCLKALDKIRVNEKN; this comes from the coding sequence ATGAAAATACTGTTTCAGAAACCACTGTCTGGACCATCAAAGCATAGCTCATCCGAGAGCAGTGCTGTTTACCGCTTTACTTATCAGGAAGCCCTGCGTGAACTGGACAACATCATCAATACAGGCGTCAAATATGAACTGGCCAAGATCAAGCGACTTTCAGAAATTCTGGGAAATCCGCAAAAAAAATACCGCATCGTCCATATCACAGGTACAAAGGGCAAAGGTTCCACTGGAGCGATCCTGAGTGGAGTTCTGACCGGAAAGATCAAGACCGGTTTTTTTTCATCCCCGCATCTGGTGAGTTTCTGTGAACGGATCAGGATCAATAATCAGCAGATCAGCGAAAACAAATTTGCAGAGAATTTCAGTGAAATCTGGCCCGCTATACTGCAGGTTGAAACTGAACTCGGCGCTAAACCAAGTTTTTTTGAGATCTTCACGGCCCTTGCCTATTACATCTTCAGAAAGGAGCATGTCGAACTGGCGATTGTCGAAGTAGGACTCGGCGGTCGTCTGGACGCGACAAACGTTGCTGACGGTGATATTTGCGTGCTTACCAGGATCCATTACGACCATATCCGGATCCTGGGCAACACTCTAGCCCAGATTGCAGCCGAAAAAGCAGGTATCATCAAAGAAAACAGCCTGGTCGTTAATGTCAACCGGGGAGCTGAAACCCTTCCGGTAATCCGGAAGAAAGTGACAGAAAGCCCTGGCGCCAGTCTTTTTTATGCTCCCTCACATTACAGAATTGCCGTGCAAAAATCGGATCTCTCCGGCCTCCATCTTGATGTTTTCAAAGGGAATAAACTTTTGTACCGCAATCTTTTTTTTCCCTTACCCGGAGCACATCAGCTGGAAAATCTCAAAGCCGCGCTGCTCACCCTTGAACTGCTCTCGAAAATCGGATTTCCTGTAAATGTATCCACTCGCGACTTTTCCCTGATCAGCTGGCCCGGCCGGCTTCAGGTATACAGTCATAATCCACTGGTGATTTTAGACGGAGCGCATAACCAGATCAGCGGAAAGAAACTGTCTGAATTTCTGGAACAGGAATTTTGCGGCAGGAAAATTCTTTTTCTGCTTGGGATTCTCGAAGACAAGGAATACGGTAAATTCATCCGCATCCTAGCTCCCCGTATGAAGAAAGTGGTTCTGACAGAAGTTGAAAGTCCGCGCACTCTCAAGTTGAAGAGTCTGTTCGCTGAGCTGACTAAATATCTGCCTGAAAACAGGATCTGTGTGTCCAGAAAAAATGAAAATGCCTTGAAAAAAGCCCTGAAAATTGCTCGAAGGGAAAACCTGCCGCTGATTATCACGGGCTCACTTTATCTTCTTGGCAGTTGTCTCAAGGCTTTGGACAAGATTAGAGTGAATGAAAAAAACTAG
- a CDS encoding STAS domain-containing protein translates to MEITIKRKNAGVRKQYSDEGSLNREIVVTIVSVKGNFTAANCRELEDKITDLILNGLGNIVLNLSEVGMIDSMGVSTLLNILKMVKQYQTKAEIKITELSKGVNTRLLFTTLTDEEIKLIAPQNGRAQKVLKMVHLQDLITIYDDEEKAVHSFGG, encoded by the coding sequence ATGGAGATTACAATTAAAAGAAAGAATGCAGGAGTTAGAAAACAATATTCTGATGAAGGATCGCTTAATCGTGAAATAGTTGTAACTATAGTAAGTGTGAAAGGCAATTTTACCGCAGCAAACTGCCGGGAACTTGAGGACAAAATCACAGATCTGATCCTGAATGGACTTGGGAATATTGTGCTTAATCTGTCTGAAGTAGGGATGATCGACAGTATGGGAGTTTCCACCCTGCTTAACATTCTCAAAATGGTCAAGCAGTATCAGACCAAGGCTGAAATCAAGATTACTGAACTTTCCAAAGGAGTGAATACCAGACTCCTGTTCACGACTCTTACGGATGAGGAAATCAAGCTGATCGCTCCCCAGAACGGGAGGGCTCAGAAAGTCTTGAAAATGGTGCACCTGCAGGATCTGATCACAATATATGATGACGAGGAAAAGGCGGTTCACAGCTTCGGGGGCTAG